The Patescibacteria group bacterium sequence TTTTATTTACCAGAGTTTTGTTATAATATATTTATGATTTCAAGCAAACAAAAAAAGCAACTATTATTTTTGCTTTTAGCGGCTTTATGGGGAGCTTTGATTTATTATCTTTCATCTACACCTGATTTATCTAGTGGTTTACCTCATAGCTATGATTTTGTGTTTAGAAAAATAGCCCATATTTTTGTATTTTTTATTTTGACATATTTAGTAGCTTCCAGTTTGGACAGCAAAGAGAGGATTTATCTTTTATTTGTTATAATAGCAGGTGTATCTTATGCTCTGATAGACGAACTTCATCAGTCCTTTGTAAGTGGTAGAGTGGGCAGCCCCAAGGACGTTGTCATAGACTCTTTGGGGGTTTATCTGGGTATTTGGTTTTATAAGGTACATCCGCCTGAAAAAATTTTAAAATTTATCAAATAAAAAAAACCCCGGAATTTCACCGGGATTTTTATTTATTTTAGAGACTCTACAATATTCTTAAATATTTTTGGTTCTTTCTCAGCAATTTCAGACAATATCTTTCTATCTAGTTCACAGTTGTTCTTTTTTAGAGCATCAATAAATTTGGAATATGTCCAATCAAGTTCGCGTAAAGCAGCATTCAATTTGGTTTGCCACAAGCGACGATTCACTCTTTTTTTCTTACGTCGGTCTCTCAAACTATTTTTGCCAGCATGAAGTATTGCTTCTTGGGCTTGTTTGATTTTGGATTTGCGACCCCAATTATAACCTTTGGTTTTCTTAAGGATATTCTTTCTGCGTTTGCTGTGGATTGTACCTCGTTTTACTCTTGGCATATGTTAGTTTAAAGTTTAAAGTTATCTGACTGATTTATAGATAAGGTAAAAGCTTTTTAACAGTTTTGGTGTTAACTGAAGATAATTCTTTGTCGCGTCTTTTATTTTTGGTAACTTTCGAAGATTCGCGAGCATTAAAATGATCTTGACCACCGGTTCTGATAAACACTTTTTTCTTGCCAGTTAGTTTTACTCTTTTTTTGAGAATTTTCTTGGTTTTGAGTTTCATAATACTTTTTGTCTCGAGCAAAGTCGAGAGATTATTTTTTACTGATCAAGGCAGATATTATAGATCCTTGTTGTTGGATATTTTTATCCATCTTGTATTCTACTTCTATTTTCTCTAAAAAGTCTTTTATTACTTGCAGAGCTTTAGCACGGAAGGCTCTTTCGCGTC is a genomic window containing:
- a CDS encoding VanZ family protein — its product is MISSKQKKQLLFLLLAALWGALIYYLSSTPDLSSGLPHSYDFVFRKIAHIFVFFILTYLVASSLDSKERIYLLFVIIAGVSYALIDELHQSFVSGRVGSPKDVVIDSLGVYLGIWFYKVHPPEKILKFIK
- the rplT gene encoding 50S ribosomal protein L20, with the translated sequence MPRVKRGTIHSKRRKNILKKTKGYNWGRKSKIKQAQEAILHAGKNSLRDRRKKKRVNRRLWQTKLNAALRELDWTYSKFIDALKKNNCELDRKILSEIAEKEPKIFKNIVESLK
- a CDS encoding 50S ribosomal protein L35; protein product: MKLKTKKILKKRVKLTGKKKVFIRTGGQDHFNARESSKVTKNKRRDKELSSVNTKTVKKLLPYL